A region of Clostridium acetobutylicum ATCC 824 DNA encodes the following proteins:
- a CDS encoding glycohydrolase toxin TNT-related protein (This protein contains a domain related to Tuberculosis Necrotizing Toxin, which is the C-terminal effector domain of outer membrane channel protein CpnT, and which has a lethal NAD+-glycohydrolase activity.) — translation MKDKPYERYEILRNFDCKVGDIAPWFDQKGMGTQYFANYKIKDIDGNYVDATEVK, via the coding sequence ATGAAGGATAAACCATATGAGCGTTATGAAATATTAAGGAATTTTGATTGTAAAGTAGGTGATATTGCACCTTGGTTTGATCAAAAAGGAATGGGTACACAATATTTCGCAAACTATAAGATAAAGGATATTGATGGTAATTATGTTGATGCTACAGAAGTGAAATAA